Proteins from a genomic interval of Aminivibrio sp.:
- a CDS encoding DHH family phosphoesterase has product MTSLCRTDRLRIVRPTSSARAIAEREGCSLLAAAVLECRGSLEGNFSFHRPSLTGLLEGLDLGRGAAEAAGRWKKLPDLGKVLVYGDYDVDGVASTTLAMEICRTKAKQVRFFIPHRHEQGYGLHESVMDKLLPMGWDTLVVVDCGSKDREILEKAAAAGVNVFVFDHHQPEEGKDFHGSVVNPHGSDGCSFGKALCATTVLWAWAWKFDILPRNRMEAMTDLAALATLADCMPLNALNRELVREGISLMKSRPRPGLARLFSRLGLAGQALSEESLTMKVIPCLNAAGRMELADTAVGVLHGRSGADEKVETLLSLNKKRQVLSGRISGEAEELLSGPFSHVALGESWPVGVLSGVASRLCSMKSSPVVLAAPVRGGIRGTLRVPEGGDAMKVLDSVSSMLDAWGGHQYAAGFSVTRENWPDVSRCLEDALSSMELEEPPVTALEMSPDEIALDSWKEVSTLGPFGNGNPAPLFFIARTGGEKMLPLGRDGRHLQIETGGARLLAFDGKSAMDAMTASGGWVYRPRLDYWQGRERLQYVVDYVVVDDIT; this is encoded by the coding sequence GTGACGTCTCTTTGCAGGACGGACCGACTCCGAATCGTCCGGCCCACCTCTTCGGCGAGGGCCATCGCCGAAAGGGAGGGGTGTTCCCTGCTGGCTGCAGCGGTGCTGGAATGCCGGGGCAGCCTGGAGGGGAATTTTTCGTTCCACCGGCCGTCTCTTACCGGTCTTCTCGAAGGGCTGGACCTGGGCCGGGGGGCCGCCGAGGCAGCCGGGCGCTGGAAGAAACTCCCCGACCTGGGAAAAGTGCTCGTCTACGGTGATTACGACGTGGACGGCGTGGCCTCCACCACCCTCGCCATGGAAATCTGCCGAACAAAGGCGAAACAGGTACGCTTCTTTATCCCCCACCGCCACGAACAGGGGTACGGCCTCCACGAGTCGGTCATGGACAAGCTTCTCCCCATGGGATGGGATACCCTCGTCGTGGTGGACTGTGGCTCCAAGGACCGGGAGATTCTCGAAAAGGCAGCCGCCGCAGGGGTCAACGTCTTTGTCTTCGACCACCACCAGCCGGAGGAAGGAAAGGACTTCCACGGCTCAGTGGTGAATCCTCACGGCAGCGACGGGTGTTCCTTCGGCAAAGCCCTCTGCGCTACAACCGTCCTGTGGGCCTGGGCATGGAAATTCGACATTCTTCCCCGGAATCGGATGGAAGCAATGACGGATCTTGCGGCCCTGGCCACCCTGGCGGACTGCATGCCCCTCAACGCCCTCAACAGAGAACTCGTAAGGGAGGGGATTTCTCTGATGAAATCCCGCCCGCGACCCGGACTTGCGAGACTGTTTTCCCGGCTGGGGCTTGCAGGGCAGGCTCTCTCCGAGGAGTCTCTCACCATGAAGGTCATCCCCTGCCTGAACGCGGCGGGAAGAATGGAGCTTGCCGATACGGCGGTGGGCGTGCTCCACGGCAGGTCGGGCGCCGACGAAAAGGTGGAAACCCTGCTTTCCCTGAACAAAAAGCGCCAGGTGCTTTCCGGGCGCATTTCCGGGGAGGCGGAGGAATTGCTCAGCGGTCCCTTCAGCCACGTGGCCCTCGGTGAATCCTGGCCGGTAGGGGTGCTCAGCGGCGTCGCAAGCCGGCTGTGCAGCATGAAATCGTCGCCGGTGGTGCTGGCTGCCCCTGTACGGGGAGGCATCCGGGGAACCCTGAGGGTACCGGAGGGGGGCGACGCCATGAAGGTGCTCGACTCCGTTTCCTCCATGCTTGACGCATGGGGAGGCCACCAGTATGCCGCCGGCTTTTCCGTGACCAGGGAAAACTGGCCGGATGTCTCCAGGTGCCTTGAAGATGCCCTCTCTTCCATGGAACTGGAAGAGCCCCCGGTGACCGCCCTGGAGATGAGCCCTGACGAAATCGCCCTCGATTCCTGGAAGGAAGTAAGCACCCTCGGCCCCTTCGGCAACGGCAACCCGGCGCCCCTTTTCTTCATCGCCCGGACGGGGGGCGAGAAAATGCTCCCCCTGGGACGGGACGGCCGTCATCTCCAGATAGAGACGGGTGGGGCGCGGCTCCTTGCTTTTGACGGGAAAAGCGCTATGGATGCCATGACGGCTTCCGGGGGATGGGTGTACCGTCCGCGGCTGGATTACTGGCAGGGCCGCGAAAGGCTGCAGTACGTGGTTGATTATGTCGTCGTGGACGACATCACCTAA
- the mrdA gene encoding penicillin-binding protein 2 produces MPDFRPVLNFRLKLWRAAILLSMTVLVGGLYFFQVIHADTYIRLASNNRLRLIRFPPVRGEIYDRNGALLAVNVTTFDIMGYPLDIEKNNMLELLAGLLSGHGIPYTAEDLSRSIKRQSWAPYRVVRLVGNITLAQMADLVADPEFPRELFPLPVWRRTYPAGSLASNITGYVGEISENELQQFSESNYVVGDQIGKNGIERQYEELLRGTPGEESVEVDAKGRKVRTIDARPAERGQDLHLTLDLGAQRLAADLMKGYRGAIVVMDAHTGEVLVLYSSPSYDNNPLAWGISVREWNALLNDPEKPMLDRSISGLYPPASTFKALVGLAALEEKETTTAVTVHCSGAFTLGNRTFRCWKRSGHGTVNLLRALQESCDVYFYKMGLNLGISRLLKWGALVGLGSPTGIDLPGESAGVIAGPDWKRARFRESWFQGDTVNYSIGQGFLLTTPLQIARLYAVIANGGRLVRPHLFPAAGAPVQALPIDTKNLDVIRRGLDYVVRRGTGRQAGSFGITVAGKTGTAQNAHGDDHALFAGYAPMDNPKYVAVAVIEAGLHGSSVASPMVGEILSYLLVPEARGKAQ; encoded by the coding sequence ATGCCTGACTTCAGGCCCGTGCTCAATTTCCGCCTGAAGCTGTGGCGGGCGGCCATCCTGCTTTCCATGACCGTTCTCGTGGGGGGACTGTACTTTTTCCAGGTGATCCATGCGGACACCTACATCCGGCTCGCGTCGAACAACCGCCTCCGGCTGATCCGCTTCCCGCCGGTCAGGGGGGAGATCTACGACCGGAACGGGGCCCTTCTCGCGGTGAACGTCACCACCTTCGACATTATGGGATATCCCCTTGATATCGAGAAAAACAACATGCTGGAACTACTGGCGGGACTACTTTCCGGCCACGGCATTCCCTATACGGCGGAGGATCTCTCCAGGTCCATCAAAAGGCAGTCATGGGCTCCGTACAGAGTCGTGAGGCTCGTGGGGAACATCACCCTCGCCCAGATGGCCGACCTTGTGGCCGACCCCGAGTTCCCCAGGGAACTCTTTCCCCTCCCCGTCTGGCGGAGAACCTACCCGGCGGGAAGCCTCGCATCGAACATCACGGGTTATGTGGGGGAAATCAGCGAAAATGAACTCCAGCAGTTCAGCGAAAGCAATTACGTCGTCGGGGACCAGATAGGAAAGAACGGTATCGAGCGGCAGTACGAGGAGCTTCTCCGGGGAACCCCCGGGGAGGAGTCGGTGGAAGTGGACGCCAAGGGCAGGAAAGTGAGGACCATCGATGCCCGGCCGGCGGAGCGGGGACAGGATCTCCACCTCACTCTCGACCTCGGCGCCCAGCGCCTCGCGGCGGACCTCATGAAGGGGTACAGGGGGGCCATCGTGGTGATGGACGCCCACACCGGGGAGGTGCTCGTCCTCTATTCCTCCCCCTCCTATGACAACAACCCCCTGGCGTGGGGCATTTCCGTCCGGGAATGGAATGCCCTGCTCAACGACCCGGAAAAACCCATGCTCGACAGAAGCATCTCCGGCCTGTATCCTCCTGCCTCCACCTTCAAAGCCCTTGTGGGACTCGCCGCCCTGGAGGAGAAGGAGACGACCACGGCCGTCACGGTGCACTGCTCCGGGGCCTTCACCCTGGGAAACAGGACGTTCCGCTGCTGGAAGCGCTCTGGTCACGGAACGGTGAACCTTCTGAGGGCCCTCCAGGAATCCTGCGACGTGTATTTCTACAAGATGGGGCTCAATCTCGGCATTTCCAGGCTTCTGAAATGGGGCGCCCTCGTCGGGCTCGGTTCCCCCACGGGAATCGATCTCCCCGGCGAATCTGCGGGAGTCATCGCCGGGCCCGACTGGAAGAGGGCCAGGTTCAGGGAATCATGGTTCCAGGGGGATACGGTCAACTATTCCATCGGACAGGGTTTTCTGCTGACCACGCCTCTCCAGATCGCACGGCTCTATGCGGTGATCGCCAACGGCGGCAGGCTCGTCCGGCCCCATCTTTTCCCGGCGGCAGGCGCACCGGTCCAGGCTCTGCCCATCGACACGAAGAACCTTGATGTCATAAGGCGGGGCCTCGATTACGTGGTCAGGCGGGGAACCGGCAGGCAGGCAGGCAGCTTCGGCATTACCGTGGCGGGAAAGACGGGTACCGCTCAGAACGCCCACGGCGACGACCACGCCCTTTTTGCGGGCTATGCCCCCATGGACAACCCGAAGTACGTGGCAGTGGCCGTGATCGAGGCGGGGCTTCACGGCAGCTCGGTGGCATCGCCCATGGTGGGGGAGATTCTCTCCTATCTGCTCGTCCCCGAAGCAAGGGGAAAGGCCCAGTGA
- a CDS encoding bifunctional (p)ppGpp synthetase/guanosine-3',5'-bis(diphosphate) 3'-pyrophosphohydrolase — MDRKASGKLRDSYIGRIPEEDRAISVKFAWHELWSKVVHYLSREELMTLGEALVLAGAAHKDQKRSTGDPYIVHSINVASILAEMQLDVVTLVAALLHDVLEDTDITIEKLEGAFGADVATLVDGVTKLGKLPFKSFEDYQAENLRKMFVVMAKDIRVVLIKLADRLHNMRTLGALRKDKQMRIARETLEIYAPLAHRLGIYQVKRGLEDLAFKYADPEMYYEIRRRVRKKLPERETVVRKAMEVLSARLKEEGIHCKVTGRAKHFFSIYEKMNRKKLPVEQLYDLLALRVVVDDIAACYTVLGIVHTIWKPIPGQFDDYIANPKSNMYQSLHTTVVGPTGEPLEVQIRTWEMNSLAEYGIAAHWRYKEGGGRLDDLDAKLTWIRQALEGDHDGAAEPSEFLERLKDDVLSSDVFVFTPQGEVVSLPRGSTPIDFAYAIHTQVGMRCVGAMVNNRIVAMGYELQNGDIVKIITSPQGAPSRDWLKIARSSKARSKIRAHFRALEKTERIEKVQRGRDLLERELRRRGTLEFEAFEELLPLLNKIARDTGQSNGEDLLSAIGAGHQSVSLIAQRLAGKAQPQPAPPPAAVEQEKHTSFAGKKGESDIVVEGAEGVQVVLSNCCEPVPGDPIVGFSTRSRGITVHRADCENVKNAKEERLISVSWGATGNRRYTARLKLEAIDRGGLFGDVAQAITGADGAMTGIKAGVVGGNLARMKLEVRVRNLEHLYFIVAKLNAVKGMINVSRG, encoded by the coding sequence ATGGACCGGAAGGCCTCCGGAAAACTGAGGGACAGCTACATTGGTCGTATTCCCGAGGAGGACCGGGCCATCTCGGTGAAGTTTGCATGGCACGAGCTGTGGTCCAAGGTGGTCCATTACCTTTCCCGGGAGGAACTCATGACTCTCGGAGAAGCCCTGGTCCTCGCCGGGGCGGCCCACAAGGACCAGAAACGCTCCACCGGCGACCCTTACATCGTCCACAGTATCAACGTCGCCTCAATCCTCGCCGAAATGCAGCTCGACGTGGTCACTCTCGTCGCAGCCCTCCTTCACGATGTCCTCGAGGATACCGATATCACCATCGAAAAACTGGAAGGCGCCTTCGGCGCGGACGTGGCCACCCTCGTGGACGGTGTGACCAAGCTTGGGAAGCTTCCCTTCAAATCCTTCGAGGACTACCAGGCGGAAAACCTCCGCAAGATGTTCGTGGTCATGGCCAAGGACATCAGGGTGGTCCTCATCAAACTGGCCGACAGGCTGCACAACATGCGCACCCTGGGCGCCCTGAGGAAGGACAAACAGATGCGCATCGCCAGGGAGACCCTGGAGATCTACGCTCCCCTGGCCCACCGCCTGGGCATCTACCAGGTGAAGAGGGGGCTCGAGGATCTGGCCTTCAAGTACGCTGACCCCGAAATGTACTACGAGATCCGGAGACGGGTCCGCAAAAAGCTGCCCGAGCGGGAGACCGTGGTCCGGAAAGCCATGGAGGTTCTCAGCGCCAGGTTGAAGGAAGAGGGCATCCACTGCAAGGTCACGGGCAGGGCGAAGCACTTCTTCAGCATTTACGAGAAAATGAATCGCAAGAAGCTGCCGGTGGAGCAGCTCTACGATCTCCTGGCCCTCAGGGTGGTGGTGGACGACATCGCGGCGTGCTATACCGTGCTGGGTATCGTCCACACCATCTGGAAGCCCATCCCCGGGCAGTTCGACGACTATATCGCAAACCCGAAGAGCAATATGTACCAGTCCCTCCACACCACGGTGGTGGGGCCCACGGGAGAGCCCCTGGAGGTGCAGATCCGTACCTGGGAGATGAACTCCCTGGCGGAGTACGGCATCGCTGCCCACTGGCGGTACAAGGAAGGGGGAGGAAGGCTTGACGATCTCGACGCCAAGCTGACCTGGATACGCCAGGCCCTCGAAGGGGACCACGACGGAGCCGCCGAGCCCTCGGAGTTCCTGGAACGTCTCAAGGACGACGTTCTCTCGAGCGATGTCTTTGTCTTCACGCCCCAGGGAGAGGTGGTTTCCCTGCCCAGGGGATCCACCCCCATCGACTTCGCCTACGCCATCCACACCCAAGTGGGTATGCGGTGTGTCGGGGCCATGGTGAACAACAGGATCGTGGCCATGGGTTACGAGCTCCAGAATGGGGATATAGTCAAGATCATCACTTCTCCCCAGGGAGCGCCCTCCAGGGACTGGCTGAAAATCGCCAGGAGCAGCAAGGCCCGGAGCAAGATCCGTGCCCATTTCCGCGCACTGGAAAAGACGGAGCGGATCGAAAAGGTCCAGAGGGGCAGGGACCTGCTTGAACGGGAACTCCGCCGGAGGGGGACTCTGGAGTTCGAGGCCTTCGAGGAACTGCTTCCCCTGCTCAACAAGATTGCCAGGGATACGGGCCAGTCCAACGGGGAGGATCTGCTTTCCGCCATCGGCGCGGGACACCAGAGCGTCTCCCTCATAGCCCAGCGCCTCGCGGGCAAGGCCCAGCCCCAGCCTGCTCCCCCTCCTGCTGCGGTAGAGCAGGAGAAGCATACGTCCTTCGCCGGCAAAAAAGGAGAATCGGACATCGTCGTGGAAGGGGCGGAAGGAGTCCAGGTGGTGCTTTCAAACTGCTGCGAGCCTGTGCCGGGCGACCCTATCGTCGGCTTTTCAACCCGCTCGAGGGGTATCACCGTCCACCGGGCGGACTGCGAAAACGTGAAGAACGCCAAAGAAGAGCGGTTAATCTCCGTCTCCTGGGGGGCAACGGGGAACAGGCGGTACACCGCCAGACTGAAACTCGAGGCCATCGACAGGGGAGGGCTTTTCGGCGACGTGGCCCAGGCCATCACCGGCGCGGATGGGGCCATGACCGGCATCAAGGCGGGAGTTGTGGGGGGAAACCTCGCCCGGATGAAGCTGGAGGTCCGGGTCAGGAATCTGGAACACCTGTATTTTATCGTGGCAAAACTGAACGCGGTCAAGGGAATGATCAACGTCTCACGGGGGTGA
- a CDS encoding MBL fold metallo-hydrolase produces the protein MNYKRFPMGPLWTNTYLVWEAGKGFLVDPAGDPDQIADFARTRNVSIEKILLTHGHLDHAGGLPAAVERFDAPVYVPEKDASLVVSPDPALLEWMGYDFKGTDAFSPLRDGDVLTVGEMRITVLATPGHTPGSTCYLAESGEGSLLLSGDTLFARSVGRTDLPGGDPELLDRSILRLGALPDELKVLPGHGPETAIGAERKHNPFWPDGESAE, from the coding sequence ATGAACTACAAACGTTTTCCAATGGGGCCGCTCTGGACGAACACCTACCTGGTCTGGGAGGCCGGAAAGGGATTTCTCGTCGACCCTGCCGGAGACCCGGACCAGATCGCCGACTTCGCCCGGACCCGGAACGTCTCCATAGAAAAAATACTGCTCACCCACGGCCACTTGGATCATGCCGGGGGGCTTCCGGCCGCCGTGGAGCGGTTTGACGCTCCCGTGTACGTTCCCGAAAAAGACGCCTCGCTGGTGGTTTCTCCTGACCCGGCCCTTCTGGAGTGGATGGGATACGACTTCAAGGGGACGGATGCCTTTTCCCCTCTCAGGGACGGGGATGTCCTCACCGTGGGGGAGATGAGGATCACCGTGCTGGCAACTCCGGGGCATACTCCGGGAAGTACCTGCTACCTGGCCGAATCCGGAGAAGGAAGCCTCCTTCTTTCGGGCGACACCCTCTTTGCCCGGAGCGTGGGCAGGACGGACCTTCCCGGGGGAGATCCGGAGCTGTTGGACCGTTCGATCCTCAGGCTCGGGGCCCTTCCCGACGAACTGAAGGTACTCCCGGGCCACGGACCGGAGACCGCCATCGGCGCCGAACGGAAGCACAATCCCTTCTGGCCTGACGGAGAATCGGCCGAATGA
- the minC gene encoding septum site-determining protein MinC gives MSDPLEQRQDQADSGEILLKGAGYGIRMIFPETGSEDKLLSDLEKLFGEASLLSGSLGVVLDFQGRRVSRFFIQKLLSDFIWSRKMKILSWISLDGETLDDFRSMGVATGEPVAERSGKKEKPTENTLFLARSLRSGQRVEHEGDVIIIGHVNDGAEVFASGSICVWGRLKGLAHAGLDGGENHTVVAGLFEAKQVRVGGKVSSSLGSSMEWWGKPVIITLENNSLVVRELKL, from the coding sequence GTGTCGGATCCCCTTGAGCAAAGACAAGACCAGGCGGATTCAGGAGAAATACTCCTGAAAGGCGCCGGGTACGGAATACGGATGATCTTTCCGGAGACGGGGAGCGAGGACAAGCTTCTTTCCGACCTGGAAAAACTCTTTGGCGAGGCTTCGCTGCTCTCGGGCAGCCTTGGCGTAGTCCTCGACTTCCAGGGACGGAGGGTATCCAGGTTCTTTATCCAGAAGCTTCTCTCCGATTTCATCTGGTCACGAAAGATGAAGATCCTTTCATGGATCTCCCTGGACGGAGAGACCCTGGACGACTTCCGGTCCATGGGAGTGGCCACCGGAGAGCCTGTGGCGGAGCGGTCAGGAAAGAAGGAAAAACCGACGGAGAACACCCTGTTCCTGGCCCGTTCCCTCCGTTCGGGCCAGAGGGTTGAGCACGAAGGCGACGTGATCATCATCGGTCATGTGAACGACGGCGCGGAGGTCTTCGCCTCGGGCAGCATCTGCGTATGGGGCAGGCTGAAAGGACTGGCCCACGCCGGTCTCGACGGCGGGGAAAACCACACCGTGGTGGCGGGACTTTTCGAGGCCAAGCAGGTCCGGGTCGGCGGAAAAGTGAGCTCTTCCCTGGGCAGTTCCATGGAATGGTGGGGAAAACCTGTTATCATTACCCTGGAGAACAATTCCCTCGTGGTGAGGGAATTGAAATTATAA
- a CDS encoding RadC family protein produces MKLSALPGEERPRERLRRRGASSLSLAELLAILLRTGSRGRDVLELSSDLLKEFGNAKGLSRATEEEMLSFPGLGEAKACVLLAALELGKRIHSEKSEPEEGLPWEKRLSSLAAELAAEEREYIVGLHVRRNGTLITSDVISYGGPDGAFLDVKYLLRRAVRLDSWGLVLAHNHPDGTLGPSREDRMLTDYLAGRTKMLDIRFIGHYVVANGKHVSIPLPGEA; encoded by the coding sequence ATGAAGCTTTCCGCCCTTCCCGGAGAAGAACGGCCGCGGGAGCGCCTGCGCCGCAGGGGAGCATCGTCGCTCTCACTGGCGGAGCTGCTTGCGATACTTCTCCGTACCGGCAGCAGGGGAAGGGACGTGCTGGAACTCTCCTCGGACCTCTTGAAAGAATTCGGGAACGCAAAGGGGCTTTCCCGGGCGACGGAGGAGGAGATGCTCTCCTTTCCCGGCCTGGGAGAAGCAAAGGCCTGCGTACTCCTGGCGGCCCTGGAGCTGGGGAAGCGGATTCACTCCGAAAAGAGCGAGCCCGAGGAGGGACTTCCCTGGGAGAAACGTCTTTCTTCCCTGGCGGCTGAACTTGCCGCCGAGGAGCGGGAATATATCGTGGGACTGCACGTGCGGCGCAACGGGACCCTCATCACCTCCGACGTAATTTCCTACGGGGGGCCGGACGGGGCGTTTCTTGATGTAAAATACCTCTTGCGGAGGGCTGTCCGCCTCGACTCCTGGGGACTTGTTCTTGCGCACAACCACCCCGACGGAACCCTCGGTCCCAGCAGGGAAGACAGGATGCTGACAGACTATCTGGCCGGGAGAACGAAGATGCTCGATATCAGGTTCATCGGCCATTATGTTGTGGCGAACGGGAAGCATGTTTCCATTCCGCTTCCCGGTGAAGCCTAG
- the mreC gene encoding rod shape-determining protein MreC: MTEKHLGKEWIHGLLMIIASLLFLAAAPRKDVFRGAVDLVGEILRYPEYPAVALQRGAKRVSFWFADKSALKERLDILEEENTRLRLAWSVGSASHLKQELDRFYGYARVTLREPLSWWSEVRINKGTSDGVFFGAPVLHNGYLVGRVSSSEENYSWVELITSSSLMIPVVIEETRDLGVVAGDGEGGLWLLYVPEGRLFSEGMTVSTAMVSEALPPGIPVGRLSSETRNSGSAYLAWRVIPGAGLTQLYALEIFGETPPGGGREGRSR; encoded by the coding sequence ATGACGGAAAAACATCTGGGGAAAGAATGGATTCACGGGCTTCTCATGATCATAGCGAGCCTGCTGTTTCTGGCGGCGGCGCCCAGGAAGGATGTCTTCAGGGGCGCTGTTGACCTGGTGGGGGAAATTCTCCGGTATCCCGAGTATCCTGCCGTAGCTCTTCAGCGCGGCGCCAAGAGGGTCTCCTTCTGGTTTGCCGACAAGAGTGCCCTCAAGGAGCGGCTCGATATTCTGGAGGAGGAGAACACCCGCCTCAGGCTGGCATGGTCCGTGGGGTCCGCCAGTCACCTGAAGCAGGAGCTGGACAGATTTTACGGCTACGCTCGGGTTACCCTGCGGGAGCCTTTGTCGTGGTGGTCCGAAGTGAGGATCAACAAGGGCACCTCCGACGGTGTCTTCTTCGGGGCGCCGGTTCTCCATAACGGCTATCTCGTGGGCAGGGTCAGCTCGTCTGAAGAGAACTATTCCTGGGTGGAGCTCATCACGTCTTCATCCCTTATGATACCTGTGGTCATCGAAGAAACCCGGGATCTCGGCGTGGTTGCCGGGGACGGCGAGGGAGGCCTCTGGCTCCTGTACGTGCCGGAGGGAAGGTTGTTTTCCGAAGGAATGACGGTCAGCACTGCCATGGTGAGCGAAGCCCTTCCGCCGGGAATCCCCGTGGGGCGCCTTTCCTCCGAAACCAGGAATTCCGGCAGCGCATACCTCGCTTGGCGGGTTATCCCGGGAGCCGGCCTCACCCAGCTCTACGCCCTGGAAATATTCGGTGAAACGCCTCCGGGCGGTGGACGGGAGGGACGTTCCCGGTGA
- the dtd gene encoding D-aminoacyl-tRNA deacylase: MRAVVQRVSSARVSVDGETRGEIGGGLCVLFAASRTDGEAEVEWMAEKIAGLRIFEDDQGKMNLSLADVGGAVLVVSQFTLYGDCRRGRRPSFIAAGEPEEANRLYEAFKKAVASRGIPVESGVFQAHMLVEIANDGPVTLILEKESAGEMPRRLSDLDNGG, from the coding sequence ATGAGGGCAGTAGTGCAGAGAGTCTCCTCTGCGAGGGTTTCCGTGGATGGAGAGACCAGGGGAGAGATCGGCGGGGGACTGTGCGTCTTGTTTGCCGCTTCCCGTACCGACGGTGAAGCGGAAGTTGAGTGGATGGCCGAGAAAATTGCCGGTCTCCGGATTTTCGAGGATGACCAGGGGAAGATGAACCTCTCCCTGGCGGACGTCGGGGGCGCGGTTCTTGTCGTCTCCCAGTTCACCCTGTACGGCGACTGTCGCAGGGGACGGCGTCCCTCCTTCATCGCCGCCGGTGAGCCGGAGGAGGCCAACCGGCTGTACGAAGCTTTCAAGAAGGCGGTGGCATCGCGGGGAATCCCGGTGGAAAGCGGGGTATTCCAGGCCCACATGCTTGTGGAGATCGCCAATGACGGTCCAGTGACGCTCATACTGGAAAAAGAGTCCGCCGGGGAGATGCCCCGCAGGCTGAGTGATTTAGACAATGGAGGTTGA
- a CDS encoding rod shape-determining protein — translation MFGTDVGIDLGTANIVVYVKGRGIVLSEPSAVAVRKRPKGGAVDVIAVGKEAKAMAGKTPAGVSTIWPLQDGVIANFDMTEELIRHCLRKAGGGRGLLANPRVVISVPAEVTEVERKAVVDATLGAGAREAYVVEEPISAALGVGLPIQEPRGSMILDIGGGTSEVAVLSLGGIVVTNSLRAAGKDMDNAIVAMLRQRYALLIGETTAEEVKIAVGSALPLDTELEMAVKGRDLADGLPKADTVSSVEVREALEPIVLRIEDMVKVALEQTPPELAKDIVDQGILLSGGVSQLRGLAERLSRALNTPVIVAEDPLFAVARGVGKILDNLDDMRKILLSVERGSK, via the coding sequence ATGTTCGGCACTGACGTTGGTATCGATCTCGGAACGGCCAACATCGTGGTGTATGTGAAGGGCAGGGGTATCGTGCTCAGCGAGCCCTCCGCGGTGGCGGTGCGGAAACGCCCGAAGGGCGGGGCGGTCGACGTGATCGCCGTGGGGAAGGAAGCCAAGGCCATGGCGGGGAAGACCCCCGCAGGGGTTTCCACCATCTGGCCCCTTCAGGACGGGGTGATCGCAAACTTCGACATGACGGAAGAACTCATCCGCCACTGTCTCCGGAAAGCGGGCGGCGGGCGAGGGCTGCTGGCCAACCCGCGGGTGGTTATCTCGGTTCCCGCCGAAGTGACCGAGGTAGAGAGGAAAGCTGTTGTGGACGCCACCCTCGGCGCTGGGGCGCGGGAGGCCTACGTGGTCGAGGAGCCCATTTCGGCGGCCCTCGGCGTGGGGCTTCCCATCCAGGAGCCCAGGGGCAGCATGATCCTGGACATCGGTGGCGGCACCAGCGAGGTGGCGGTGCTTTCCCTCGGCGGGATTGTGGTCACCAATTCCCTGAGGGCTGCCGGCAAGGATATGGACAACGCCATCGTGGCCATGCTCAGGCAGAGGTACGCCCTGCTCATCGGCGAGACCACGGCGGAAGAGGTCAAGATTGCCGTCGGTTCTGCCCTGCCTCTCGACACGGAGCTCGAGATGGCGGTCAAGGGACGGGATCTTGCCGACGGCCTCCCGAAGGCCGACACGGTGTCCTCCGTAGAGGTCAGGGAGGCTCTCGAGCCCATCGTGCTGCGCATAGAGGACATGGTCAAGGTCGCCCTCGAGCAGACTCCTCCCGAGCTTGCGAAGGATATTGTGGACCAGGGGATCCTGTTGTCCGGAGGGGTTTCCCAGCTTCGGGGCCTGGCCGAGAGGCTCTCCAGGGCACTGAACACACCGGTGATCGTGGCGGAGGATCCTCTCTTTGCCGTGGCCAGGGGAGTGGGCAAAATCCTCGACAATCTCGACGACATGAGAAAGATTCTCCTTTCCGTGGAAAGGGGATCCAAGTAG